The DNA region CGACCCGCTGGCGATGGCCGAGCACCGGCTGTCCGGGGAGGCGTTCACGGGCGTGGTGACCGAGGTGGTGCCGGACTACGACACCTCGGGCCGGTCGCCCAAGCCGCGCCCGCTGGTGACGGTCCGCACCGACGACCGCCCGCACGCCGACCTCGGCCGCGAGGCGCACCGGGTCCGGGCGTCCGCCGGACCGGAGTCCGGGAGCGGTCCGGCGGCGCAGAAGGCGCAGATCGCGGCGGTCGACCCGGCGGCGGGCACGATCACCGTGCGGATGCTCTCCGGGATGGGGCGGAAGAAGGAGCCCGAACCGGGGAGCCTGCCCGAACCGGGCGAGCGGGTCACCTTCACCCTGTTCGAACTGACGGTCCGGCAGGCCGCCCCGCTGCCCGAGCCGGACGACACCCCGTGGACGCACGGCGGCCCGCCCGGCGCCGCCGTCACCCTGACGGCGGCCGCCCCCGCGGCCACCGAGGACTGGGAGTGATCCGGCCGATGAGCACCGAGCAGACCCCCGGCGCGGCCGCCGACGCCGCGGTGGCGCGGATCCTGGCGGCGACGATCCACCCGGCCGTCGGCGCGCCGCGCGGGGTGGTGGTGGACTCGCCGCCCGGCGCCGGCAAGTCGACCCTGGTGGTGCGTGCCGCCCGCGAGCTGGTCGGGGCCGGCGAGCGGCTGATGATCGTCGCCCAGACCAACGGCCAGGTGGACGACCTGGTGGACCGGCTGGCCGAGAAGGCGCCCGACCTGACGATCGGCCGGCTGCACGCGGCCGACGCCCGGCCGGGCCCCGAGGTGCTGCGGCACGGCAACGTCACGCCCTCGGACAAGGTCGCCGAGCTCGCCGAGCTGGACGTGGTGATCTCCACCTCCGCCAAGTGGCAGTGGGTGCGGGCCGAGCAGCCCTGGCGGCACGCGATCGTCGACGAGGCGTACCAGATGCGGTCGGACGCGCTGCTCGCGGTGGCCCGGCTGTTCGAGCGGGCCCTGTTCGTCGGGGACCCGGGCCAGCTCGACCCGTTCACGGTGGTCGGCACCGAGCAGTGGGCCGGTCTGTCGTACGACCCGTCGAGCAGCGCGGTGGTCACCCTGCTGGCGCACAACCCGCAGATCGAGCCGCACCGGCTGCCGGTGTCCTGGCGGCTGCCGGCCAGTGCGGCGCCGCTGGTCTCCGGCGCCTTCTACCCGTACACGCCGTTCCGCTCGGGCACCGGCCCGGACGACCGCCGGCTGACGGCGGCGGTCCGCCCGGACGGCACGGCGCTGGACGCGGCGATCGACCGGGCCGCCGAGCACGGCTGGGCACTGCTGGAGCTGCCGGCCCGGCACACCGTGCGGACCGACCCGCAGGCGGTCGCCGCCGTCGCGGCGACCGTCCGCAGGCTGCTGGAGCGCGGGCTGACGGCCCACTCCGAGCAGGGGTCCGCGCCGCTCACCCCGGGCCGGATCGCGGTCGGCACCGCCCACCGGGACCAGGCGGCGGCCGTCCGGGCGGCGCTGGTCCGGGCCGGGGTGCCGGTCGACCCGACCGCCGGGGCCGCGGTGACGGTGGACACCGCCAACCGGCTGCAGGGGCGCGAGTACGACGTCACCGTGGTGCTGCACCCGCTCTCCGGGCGGCCCGACGCGACCGCGTTCCACCTGGAGACAGGCCGGCTCTGTGTGCTCGCCTCCCGCCACCGGCACGCCTGCATCGTGGTGGCCCGGGCCGGGATCGCGGAGCTGCTGGACGAGCATCCGGCCACCGAACCGGTGCAGTTGGGCGTCCCGGTCGCCTTCCCCGACGGCTGGGAGGCCAACCACCGGGTGCTGCACCACCTGGCCGACCACCGGGTGCGACTGGGCCGCTAAAGCTTGTTCCGGAAGGTCCGGGACTGGGCATTTCTCCGGTATGGGTGGGGTGCTGCGGGCTGAGCCGGTCTGGGTGGAGACGTTCACAGGTCTGCGGATGCGGCAGTTCGAGGGCCTGGTGCGGGTGGTGCGGGAGCGGGGTGGCAACGGGCCGGGCGGTGGCAGGCCGTGGTGCCTGCCGCTGCCCGACCGGGTCCTGCTGGTCGCCGTGTACTACCGGACCAATCTCACGATGCGCCAGCTCGCGCCGCTGTTCGGGATCTCGACGGCCACGGTCTGCCGCGTCGTCCAGCGCCTGGGCCCGCTCCTGGCCCTCGAAGCCGCTCCACGCCCGCAACCGGGCGTGGAGCGGCTGTGGATCGTCGACGGCACCCTGGTCCCCGTGCACGACCGCAGCATCGCCGCCTCCAGCCGCAACTACCGCTTCTCCGCGAACGTGCAGGTCGTCGTCGACGCCGACACCCGCCTCGTGGTCGCCACCGCCCGCCCCGTGCCGGGCAACAAGGCCGACGCGCACGCGTGGCGCACCTC from Kitasatospora sp. NBC_00458 includes:
- a CDS encoding AAA family ATPase, which encodes MSTEQTPGAAADAAVARILAATIHPAVGAPRGVVVDSPPGAGKSTLVVRAARELVGAGERLMIVAQTNGQVDDLVDRLAEKAPDLTIGRLHAADARPGPEVLRHGNVTPSDKVAELAELDVVISTSAKWQWVRAEQPWRHAIVDEAYQMRSDALLAVARLFERALFVGDPGQLDPFTVVGTEQWAGLSYDPSSSAVVTLLAHNPQIEPHRLPVSWRLPASAAPLVSGAFYPYTPFRSGTGPDDRRLTAAVRPDGTALDAAIDRAAEHGWALLELPARHTVRTDPQAVAAVAATVRRLLERGLTAHSEQGSAPLTPGRIAVGTAHRDQAAAVRAALVRAGVPVDPTAGAAVTVDTANRLQGREYDVTVVLHPLSGRPDATAFHLETGRLCVLASRHRHACIVVARAGIAELLDEHPATEPVQLGVPVAFPDGWEANHRVLHHLADHRVRLGR
- a CDS encoding transposase; this translates as MGGVLRAEPVWVETFTGLRMRQFEGLVRVVRERGGNGPGGGRPWCLPLPDRVLLVAVYYRTNLTMRQLAPLFGISTATVCRVVQRLGPLLALEAAPRPQPGVERLWIVDGTLVPVHDRSIAASSRNYRFSANVQVVVDADTRLVVATARPVPGNKADAHAWRTSDLPATCSGTTVLADGAYINTGLVVPHRRRAGRPLLRAQEEDNAEHRRVRARVEHTFARMKNYKILRDCRQKGDGLHHAVQAVAHMHNLARTG